In the genome of Croceimicrobium hydrocarbonivorans, one region contains:
- a CDS encoding barstar family protein, with amino-acid sequence MKEIEINGNHFSSLNGFYDELEAKLTQGLNWKIGRNFDALNDLLKGGFGVFDYEEKIRLTWINSKKSEKELGTEATLAYLKANLESCNPSMRTSVKAEIEILEQGGAKTLFNLIVELIEEHDHIVFSRA; translated from the coding sequence ATGAAGGAAATTGAGATTAATGGCAATCACTTTTCTAGCTTAAATGGCTTTTATGATGAGCTAGAAGCAAAATTGACGCAAGGTTTGAATTGGAAAATAGGTCGCAATTTCGATGCTTTAAATGATCTGTTAAAAGGTGGCTTTGGTGTATTTGACTATGAAGAAAAGATTCGTTTGACCTGGATTAACTCAAAGAAGAGTGAAAAGGAATTGGGTACGGAGGCCACTTTGGCTTATCTTAAGGCTAATCTAGAAAGCTGTAATCCCTCAATGAGAACTTCTGTGAAGGCCGAGATTGAGATACTTGAACAAGGGGGTGCTAAGACATTGTTCAATCTAATTGTTGAACTGATTGAGGAGCATGATCATATTGTATTTAGTAGAGCTTGA
- a CDS encoding HEAT repeat domain-containing protein translates to MKVLEQLASALDRRDEVPNQELARKIAHTKDTEAVKILIQNLSHKDKAIQSDCIKVLHEIAEIDPQLVANYAQVFIDFLKHKNNRLQWGAMTALNAICLENPSFIYKALPQIVEAGEKGSVISKDNLVKLLVKMASLAEYADDAFDLLCEQVLRSPTNQLPMYAELALPIISNPNKKKFSEILQSRLNEVEKESKRKRLEKVIKKLT, encoded by the coding sequence ATGAAAGTACTGGAACAACTAGCCTCGGCATTGGATCGTCGGGATGAAGTGCCCAACCAGGAATTGGCCCGAAAAATAGCGCACACCAAAGATACGGAGGCCGTAAAAATCCTGATCCAAAACCTAAGCCATAAAGACAAAGCTATTCAGAGCGATTGCATCAAAGTCCTCCATGAGATCGCGGAAATAGACCCTCAATTAGTGGCCAATTATGCACAGGTTTTCATCGATTTTTTGAAGCATAAAAACAATCGTTTGCAATGGGGTGCCATGACCGCCCTCAATGCAATCTGCCTCGAAAATCCTAGCTTTATTTATAAGGCCTTGCCCCAAATTGTGGAGGCTGGAGAAAAGGGCTCGGTGATTAGCAAAGATAATTTGGTGAAGCTCTTGGTTAAGATGGCTTCCTTAGCAGAATATGCCGATGATGCCTTCGACTTGCTATGCGAACAGGTATTACGCAGTCCGACTAATCAATTGCCCATGTATGCCGAATTGGCCTTGCCCATTATCAGCAATCCAAACAAGAAGAAGTTCAGCGAAATTTTGCAATCACGTTTGAATGAGGTGGAGAAGGAATCCAAGCGCAAGCGGCTGGAGAAGGTGATTAAGAAATTGACTTAG
- a CDS encoding zinc ribbon domain-containing protein, whose translation MSEVYKNCQSCGMPLKNSPNDGGSEKDGGISTMYCSYCYQNGEFTRPDFTVSQMQELVKAKMKEMPFPLRLFSGIFVKKIPQLKRWSK comes from the coding sequence ATGAGCGAAGTTTATAAAAATTGTCAGAGCTGTGGAATGCCTTTAAAGAATTCACCCAATGATGGTGGCAGCGAAAAGGACGGTGGAATAAGTACCATGTATTGTTCCTATTGTTATCAGAATGGGGAATTCACTCGGCCCGATTTTACGGTTTCTCAAATGCAGGAATTGGTGAAAGCTAAGATGAAAGAAATGCCTTTTCCTTTACGCTTGTTTTCGGGCATCTTTGTGAAGAAGATTCCACAACTAAAACGCTGGTCGAAATGA
- a CDS encoding helix-turn-helix transcriptional regulator → MNRIDRLMGVLTTLQSKRYVSLDHLANKYEVSTRTVYRDLKALGEIGVPIDFDDQKGYSILQGFFLPPVSLSTEEANAIILVASLSERFTDSGTQKHIENALNKIKAVLRSSERLKIDQLQSQIRIYNRSEEQLPSGYLSPIQKAISEKEILQIEYCNNKGEISQREIEAIGLTFYSNQWHLIAWCWKRKEYRDFKVKQISKLSSQQEVFRKPEHYDMNDYLKSLH, encoded by the coding sequence ATGAATCGAATAGACCGATTAATGGGCGTTTTAACCACCTTACAGTCCAAGCGGTATGTAAGTTTGGACCATCTCGCTAATAAATATGAGGTAAGTACACGCACAGTTTACCGCGATTTAAAAGCATTGGGCGAAATTGGGGTGCCGATTGACTTTGATGATCAAAAAGGCTATTCCATTTTACAAGGCTTTTTTCTGCCCCCCGTTTCATTAAGCACGGAAGAAGCGAATGCCATTATTTTAGTAGCCTCTTTATCCGAACGTTTTACTGATAGTGGTACTCAGAAGCATATCGAGAATGCATTAAATAAAATCAAAGCGGTATTGCGATCTTCTGAAAGGCTCAAGATAGATCAATTGCAATCCCAAATCAGAATTTATAATAGGTCGGAAGAGCAATTACCATCGGGCTATTTAAGCCCAATTCAAAAGGCGATTAGCGAGAAGGAAATTTTGCAAATTGAATACTGCAATAACAAGGGGGAAATCAGTCAAAGGGAAATTGAAGCCATAGGGCTCACTTTTTATTCCAATCAATGGCATTTAATTGCCTGGTGCTGGAAACGCAAGGAATATCGAGATTTTAAGGTGAAGCAAATTTCCAAACTCAGTAGTCAGCAAGAGGTTTTTAGAAAGCCGGAACATTATGATATGAATGACTACTTAAAATCTTTGCATTGA
- a CDS encoding cystathionine gamma-synthase family protein codes for MDPKKMHPESLMMSYGYKAHLSEGAVKCPIFQTSTFAFKTAEEGKAFFEIAYGLREKGADEELGLIYSRLNNPDLEILENRLTLWDKADDAAVFESGMSAITTVLLEFLKPGDLILFSNPVYGGTDHFINHFLPKLGIHVQGFTPMDTPEDIEAMIEAHPAKDRLAMIYVETPANPTLDLFDIEACVRLAKKYSRSAEDRVYVAVDNTYMGPLWQHPLQFGADFVIYSATKYIGGHSDVIAGAVLGSSEVMPRVKELRTFLGNMAGPHTGWLLMRSLETLKVRMERQAINAEAVAQWLAEHPKVEKVYYLGMIDDKDERHQDIYRRQYECAGAMLSFDVKGGEKEAFRFLNALKLVKLAVSLGSTESLAEHPATMTHAGVDLDLRNQLNITGKMVRLSVGVEHPDDLIADLSQALDQV; via the coding sequence ATGGATCCTAAAAAGATGCACCCCGAAAGTCTAATGATGTCTTACGGGTACAAGGCACACTTATCTGAGGGCGCTGTAAAATGCCCCATTTTTCAAACTTCCACCTTTGCTTTTAAAACCGCCGAAGAGGGTAAGGCTTTCTTCGAGATTGCCTATGGTTTAAGAGAAAAAGGAGCGGATGAAGAATTAGGCTTAATCTACAGCCGTTTGAATAATCCAGATTTGGAAATTCTGGAAAATCGTTTGACCCTTTGGGATAAGGCGGATGATGCCGCAGTATTTGAAAGTGGCATGAGTGCCATTACTACCGTGCTCTTAGAATTTTTGAAGCCTGGAGATTTGATTCTCTTCTCGAATCCGGTTTATGGTGGTACGGATCACTTTATCAATCACTTCTTACCCAAATTAGGAATACATGTCCAAGGCTTTACTCCCATGGACACGCCTGAGGATATTGAAGCGATGATTGAGGCGCATCCCGCCAAGGATCGTTTGGCCATGATTTATGTGGAAACCCCTGCCAATCCAACTCTAGACTTATTTGATATTGAGGCCTGCGTGCGCTTGGCTAAGAAATATTCTCGCTCTGCAGAAGATCGAGTTTATGTGGCGGTAGACAATACTTATATGGGACCCCTTTGGCAGCATCCCTTGCAGTTTGGTGCCGATTTCGTGATTTACTCAGCTACCAAATACATCGGTGGTCATTCGGATGTGATTGCGGGAGCCGTATTAGGATCTTCAGAAGTAATGCCGCGGGTAAAAGAGCTGCGTACCTTCTTGGGTAATATGGCCGGACCACATACTGGTTGGCTATTAATGCGAAGCCTCGAAACTCTGAAAGTGCGCATGGAGCGTCAGGCGATAAATGCCGAGGCTGTGGCCCAGTGGTTGGCTGAACATCCTAAGGTGGAGAAGGTGTATTATTTAGGCATGATTGACGATAAGGATGAGCGTCATCAGGATATATACCGTCGCCAATACGAATGTGCCGGAGCTATGCTTTCTTTCGATGTGAAAGGAGGAGAGAAGGAAGCCTTCCGTTTCTTGAATGCATTGAAATTGGTAAAGTTGGCGGTAAGCTTAGGTTCTACGGAATCTTTGGCAGAGCACCCAGCCACCATGACTCATGCTGGAGTGGATTTGGATTTACGAAATCAATTGAATATCACCGGAAAAATGGTGCGTCTTTCCGTTGGGGTAGAGCATCCCGATGATTTGATTGCTGATTTGAGTCAAGCCTTGGATCAGGTATAG
- a CDS encoding TonB-dependent receptor codes for MKSILSLILSLSFSTLMLGYDAREDISQNIKGRVLDQQSQMPLPGVNVLVEIKGQTYGASTDFDGYYKVESVPTGRINIQFSFIGYQNITMNNIELLGSKELILNVSMRESTETLDEIVVSAKTEKTRTQNERVNVSGRTFSIEESQRFAGANNDVSRMAANFAGVQRANDATNDIVIRGNSPFGLIWRLEGMDIPNPNHFGGIGATGGPVSMLNNNVLANSDFITSAFPSDYGDGISGVFDLRMRNGNYEKHEFLGQIGFNGFEFGAEGPINKERKSSYLLNYRYSTLGVFSALGIDFGTGTAIPQYQDLNLKLNFPSRKLGTIQVFALGGVSAIDFLDSENDEDEDGGFYSDDEDLRNRVNSGVIGASHQYFYSPKTYSKVSLAYSGIQNKTSIDTFNVDGTLSSAQYRQNFVRSNFQVNALLNHKFNVKHVVRVGAYITRSQYDLNDSAYRYDWDRFVNLRDLQGSTMMYQPYANWQYRFNDEWEMNTGIHTVITEKHHSIEPRWGMSYRPTAKSSFNIGYGLHSQQANELLLYREEVLQDGSSVRPNENLDLVKSHHFVLGYQQNLGGNWNFKAETYYQHIYDAIVSVLPNSYSSVNSGSFDFRIPDTAQNAGLAYNYGLDLTLEKFMDRGFYMLNTISIFESKYRGNDQVWRNTAFNGNFVWNLVGGKEFVLSKPQAKSRKTLTVDAKVTLAGGQRYTPIDLVASIADGEAVYDNSRAFGEQYDPYFRADIRIGYKIAGSRFTQEWAIDVQNVTNQDNPFGQDFNAATGTIETTNQLGLFPMFLYRITF; via the coding sequence ATGAAATCAATCTTAAGTCTCATCCTAAGCCTCAGCTTCAGCACGCTCATGCTGGGGTATGATGCTCGCGAAGACATCAGCCAAAACATTAAAGGCCGGGTGCTCGATCAGCAAAGTCAAATGCCGCTCCCAGGGGTTAATGTGCTTGTTGAAATTAAAGGCCAAACCTATGGCGCCAGCACGGATTTCGATGGCTATTATAAAGTAGAATCGGTACCCACCGGCCGGATTAATATCCAGTTCAGCTTTATTGGCTACCAGAATATCACCATGAATAATATCGAGCTTTTAGGATCCAAAGAATTGATCTTGAATGTTAGTATGCGTGAAAGCACTGAGACCCTTGATGAGATTGTGGTATCCGCCAAAACTGAAAAAACCCGCACTCAAAATGAAAGAGTAAATGTATCGGGCCGCACCTTTAGCATTGAGGAAAGCCAACGTTTTGCCGGTGCCAATAATGATGTATCACGTATGGCGGCCAACTTTGCCGGGGTGCAAAGGGCCAATGACGCTACCAACGATATAGTTATTCGGGGTAATTCACCTTTCGGTTTAATATGGCGCCTCGAAGGCATGGATATTCCCAATCCCAATCACTTTGGTGGAATTGGCGCTACCGGCGGACCCGTAAGCATGCTCAACAATAACGTTCTGGCCAATAGCGACTTTATCACCTCAGCATTTCCTTCCGACTATGGCGATGGTATTTCTGGCGTATTCGATCTACGCATGCGCAATGGCAACTATGAAAAGCATGAATTTCTAGGGCAAATTGGTTTTAATGGCTTTGAATTCGGTGCTGAAGGCCCCATTAATAAAGAGCGTAAGTCTTCCTACCTCCTTAATTACCGCTACTCAACCCTAGGTGTTTTTTCTGCTTTGGGCATTGACTTCGGTACCGGAACGGCTATACCTCAATACCAAGACCTCAACCTTAAACTGAATTTCCCCAGTCGTAAATTAGGTACTATTCAGGTTTTTGCCCTGGGTGGAGTATCTGCGATTGATTTCTTAGACAGTGAAAATGATGAAGATGAAGACGGCGGTTTTTACAGTGATGATGAAGATCTTCGCAATCGTGTGAACAGCGGTGTTATTGGTGCTTCTCATCAGTATTTCTACAGTCCTAAAACTTATAGCAAAGTAAGCCTTGCCTACAGTGGCATTCAGAATAAAACCAGTATTGACACCTTCAATGTGGATGGCACCCTAAGCTCCGCGCAATACCGCCAAAATTTTGTTCGCAGTAATTTTCAGGTAAATGCCTTACTTAACCACAAGTTTAATGTGAAGCATGTTGTGCGTGTAGGTGCTTATATCACTCGTAGTCAATATGACTTAAACGATTCTGCCTATCGCTATGACTGGGATCGTTTCGTAAACCTCCGCGACCTCCAGGGATCTACCATGATGTACCAGCCCTATGCCAACTGGCAATATCGTTTTAATGATGAGTGGGAAATGAATACCGGAATTCACACGGTTATTACGGAGAAACACCATAGCATAGAGCCACGCTGGGGCATGTCATATCGGCCCACCGCCAAAAGTAGCTTTAATATTGGCTACGGATTACACAGTCAGCAAGCCAATGAGCTGCTCTTGTACCGCGAAGAAGTGCTTCAGGATGGCAGTAGCGTACGCCCCAATGAAAATCTGGATTTAGTTAAGAGCCATCACTTTGTTTTAGGCTACCAACAAAACCTCGGTGGAAATTGGAACTTCAAGGCCGAAACCTATTATCAGCACATTTATGATGCAATTGTAAGCGTATTGCCCAACTCCTACTCCAGCGTGAATAGTGGCTCCTTCGATTTCCGCATCCCGGATACAGCACAAAATGCGGGCTTAGCCTATAATTATGGCCTCGACCTTACCCTCGAAAAGTTTATGGATCGTGGATTCTATATGCTTAACACCATTTCCATCTTCGAATCTAAATACCGAGGCAATGATCAGGTTTGGCGCAACACCGCCTTTAATGGAAACTTTGTTTGGAACCTGGTGGGTGGTAAAGAATTCGTTCTTAGCAAGCCACAAGCTAAAAGTCGTAAGACCCTTACGGTGGATGCGAAAGTAACCTTAGCCGGAGGCCAGCGCTATACCCCGATCGATTTAGTGGCTTCTATCGCCGATGGGGAAGCGGTTTATGATAATAGTCGCGCCTTCGGAGAACAATACGACCCTTATTTCCGGGCAGATATTCGTATCGGATATAAAATTGCCGGTTCTCGCTTTACCCAGGAATGGGCCATTGATGTGCAGAATGTGACCAATCAGGATAATCCATTCGGACAGGATTTCAATGCCGCTACCGGCACTATTGAAACCACCAATCAATTGGGGTTATTCCCCATGTTCTTGTACCGTATTACCTTCTAG
- a CDS encoding monooxygenase family protein → MYVSVTSFLVKSPWANLLFQMHAMTSFMQARKSKGILKTETFSPFRKVYSTLTHWESKEDMIRFRNSGAHLKAMKASAKMGHGITTGWETETYVNREYALERLHSEKGSLISENVPKNRLVASRPKSI, encoded by the coding sequence ATGTATGTTAGCGTAACTTCATTCCTAGTAAAAAGTCCCTGGGCAAACCTGCTCTTTCAAATGCACGCCATGACATCCTTTATGCAGGCCCGCAAGTCGAAAGGCATCCTGAAAACAGAAACCTTCTCACCTTTTCGCAAGGTTTACAGTACCCTTACCCATTGGGAAAGTAAAGAAGATATGATTCGCTTTCGGAATTCGGGTGCTCATCTTAAAGCGATGAAAGCCAGTGCCAAAATGGGGCATGGAATTACCACCGGTTGGGAAACAGAAACTTATGTAAATCGTGAATATGCCCTGGAACGATTACACTCTGAAAAAGGAAGCTTAATTTCGGAAAATGTCCCTAAAAATAGATTGGTCGCTAGTCGCCCGAAAAGTATTTAA
- a CDS encoding sensor histidine kinase: protein MSLKIDWSLVARKVFNKENLIAIVVVGFFPPIIGTIRAFSGLDPIPEGYQMVDFGIGFIYSYIVTATLFYGSAAIIHLLNQVLPWKGNVQKRIFLEIIFILSFSSTAQGLILYLLDGTPLLFIKTGLEFKDYVENILFSNAITIIVVILMEGIYFFRNWRETVLATERLMKENAESQLANLRAQLDPHFLFNSLNVLTGLIRQDPKKAETFVEDFARVYRHMLEVNNRMVVPLEEELDFARQYLNLQQIRFKEGLVVNWNLDGMHVDSYLPPLSLQELISNAIKHNVVHESQPLNLDIEVGPKYLEVRNNYNLRSDQSASTGLGLENIRERYRLLQQKEPEFSRKNGQFIARLALLEIEE from the coding sequence ATGTCCCTAAAAATAGATTGGTCGCTAGTCGCCCGAAAAGTATTTAACAAAGAAAACCTGATCGCCATTGTGGTGGTCGGGTTTTTCCCTCCCATCATAGGAACCATTAGGGCCTTTAGCGGATTAGATCCTATCCCGGAAGGTTATCAAATGGTGGATTTCGGGATTGGCTTTATTTATTCTTACATCGTAACAGCGACTCTCTTTTATGGATCGGCGGCAATAATCCATCTTTTAAATCAGGTTTTACCATGGAAAGGGAATGTCCAAAAGAGAATATTCCTTGAGATCATTTTTATCCTGTCTTTTAGCAGTACGGCTCAAGGTTTAATACTCTACCTTTTAGATGGCACGCCCCTGCTATTTATAAAAACTGGTTTGGAGTTTAAGGATTATGTAGAGAACATTCTCTTTAGTAATGCCATTACTATAATTGTTGTGATATTGATGGAAGGGATTTATTTCTTCCGCAATTGGCGTGAAACAGTTTTGGCTACTGAGCGCCTAATGAAAGAAAATGCGGAAAGCCAGTTAGCCAATCTTCGCGCTCAGCTCGATCCCCATTTCCTCTTTAATAGTTTAAATGTACTTACCGGATTAATTCGTCAAGACCCGAAGAAAGCGGAAACCTTTGTGGAAGATTTTGCTCGCGTTTACCGTCATATGCTGGAAGTAAACAACCGGATGGTGGTGCCCTTAGAAGAAGAATTAGACTTTGCCAGGCAATATCTAAACTTGCAGCAAATACGCTTTAAGGAAGGCTTAGTCGTAAATTGGAATTTGGATGGGATGCATGTCGACAGCTACCTGCCACCACTATCCTTACAAGAGTTAATCAGCAATGCCATCAAGCACAATGTGGTGCATGAGAGTCAACCCTTAAATCTAGACATTGAAGTTGGCCCTAAATATTTAGAGGTTCGCAATAACTACAATTTGCGCAGTGATCAAAGTGCTAGTACCGGATTGGGATTAGAAAACATCCGGGAACGCTATCGCCTATTACAGCAAAAAGAACCCGAGTTTAGTCGGAAAAACGGACAGTTTATCGCCCGCCTGGCACTACTAGAAATTGAAGAATGA
- a CDS encoding LytR/AlgR family response regulator transcription factor, with protein sequence MKYLIIEDESLAAERLQEKIQELKPDWNCLAIYGTLKELQENLAQAEADIAFVDIHLGDGSSFKALESLDIKMPLIFTTAYDQYAIRAFKLNSIDYLLKPIHIDDLKKAIQKFESQSLDNPQNLDWSQILKELKPSYKERFLVAHGEKLKTVNCADIAYFHASGKHCFLVDAEGHEYLVDQNLKDLLEQLNPEQFFQINRQYIIHLEYLDELLSYSKSRLKVIMKPALPEEGIVSAERSARFKAWLQGETKK encoded by the coding sequence ATGAAGTACCTGATTATTGAAGATGAAAGCTTGGCTGCCGAGCGCCTGCAGGAGAAAATTCAAGAATTAAAACCCGATTGGAACTGTCTGGCCATATATGGCACCCTAAAAGAATTGCAAGAAAATTTGGCTCAGGCCGAAGCAGACATCGCTTTTGTAGACATCCACTTGGGTGATGGTTCGTCCTTTAAAGCTCTAGAAAGTCTGGATATTAAAATGCCTTTGATTTTCACCACGGCCTACGATCAATATGCCATCCGAGCTTTCAAACTGAATAGTATTGATTATTTACTAAAGCCCATCCATATTGATGATTTAAAAAAGGCCATCCAAAAGTTCGAATCGCAAAGCCTGGATAATCCCCAGAACTTGGATTGGTCTCAAATCTTGAAAGAGTTAAAACCCAGCTACAAAGAGCGCTTCTTAGTAGCCCATGGTGAAAAACTGAAAACTGTAAACTGTGCTGATATTGCCTACTTTCATGCCAGTGGCAAACATTGCTTTTTAGTTGATGCTGAGGGTCATGAATACCTCGTGGATCAAAATTTAAAAGACTTACTGGAACAATTGAATCCCGAGCAGTTTTTTCAAATCAACCGTCAGTATATTATTCATTTAGAATATCTGGATGAGCTACTTAGCTATTCCAAATCCCGTTTAAAAGTAATTATGAAGCCAGCGCTTCCCGAAGAAGGAATAGTGAGCGCTGAACGCAGCGCTCGCTTTAAAGCCTGGTTACAAGGTGAAACTAAGAAATAA
- a CDS encoding Lacal_2735 family protein → MEGLFNKKSELELLQRQYGKLKKEAYSLFFVDRAKSAMKSAEAEAIASRLESLVIS, encoded by the coding sequence ATGGAAGGATTGTTTAACAAAAAATCAGAGCTCGAGCTACTGCAGCGTCAGTACGGTAAGCTCAAGAAGGAGGCCTACAGCCTTTTTTTCGTGGATCGCGCTAAAAGCGCAATGAAATCGGCTGAAGCTGAGGCGATTGCCAGTAGATTGGAATCTCTGGTTATTTCTTAG
- a CDS encoding Lacal_2735 family protein translates to MFGIFKKKTEKEKLQEQYRKMLKESHRLSTINRAESDKLRAEAEALADRIEAL, encoded by the coding sequence ATGTTCGGGATTTTTAAGAAAAAGACGGAAAAAGAGAAGCTTCAGGAGCAGTATCGTAAAATGCTGAAAGAGTCCCATCGACTATCGACAATTAACAGAGCGGAGAGTGATAAGCTGAGGGCCGAGGCGGAAGCTCTTGCGGATCGTATCGAGGCCTTGTAA
- a CDS encoding LytR/AlgR family response regulator transcription factor — MYKVLIVDDEPLAADLVQEYLEAFPDFVVQERCLDGFAAMKHIQQEKPDLIFLDIQMPKLTGFELLELLEDPPAIIFTTAFDQYAIKAFEANAVDYLLKPFSEERFAQAIAKFLAQPKHMQEAIAALQKDRDHGPRDRLVVKDGARIRIIPYPDLIRIEADGDYVQIISEKGTYAKKKTLSHYEKLLPQPLFMRVHRSHMVNVEKIDRLDPYGKNDHLALLKDGSRIPVSRNGFSELKDILGLS; from the coding sequence ATGTACAAAGTACTGATAGTTGACGATGAGCCCCTGGCGGCAGATTTGGTCCAGGAATATTTAGAAGCCTTTCCGGATTTTGTGGTGCAAGAGCGCTGCCTGGATGGATTTGCTGCCATGAAGCATATTCAACAGGAAAAACCGGATTTGATCTTTTTGGATATTCAAATGCCGAAACTAACGGGCTTCGAATTATTAGAATTGCTGGAAGATCCTCCCGCGATTATCTTCACTACCGCCTTTGATCAATATGCCATTAAAGCCTTTGAGGCCAATGCGGTGGACTATCTCCTAAAGCCTTTTTCGGAAGAGCGCTTTGCACAAGCCATTGCGAAGTTTCTAGCGCAGCCAAAGCATATGCAAGAAGCCATCGCTGCTTTGCAAAAGGACCGCGATCATGGTCCACGAGATCGCTTGGTGGTGAAGGATGGTGCTCGTATTCGGATTATCCCTTATCCTGATTTAATTCGCATCGAGGCCGATGGTGATTATGTTCAGATCATTTCTGAAAAAGGGACCTATGCTAAAAAGAAAACCCTGAGCCATTACGAGAAGCTTTTGCCCCAGCCTTTATTTATGCGGGTGCATCGCTCTCATATGGTAAATGTGGAGAAAATCGATCGCTTGGATCCCTATGGCAAGAATGATCATCTGGCCTTGTTGAAGGATGGGTCTCGCATACCGGTAAGTCGCAATGGTTTTTCGGAATTGAAGGACATCTTAGGCTTAAGCTGA
- a CDS encoding sensor histidine kinase translates to MARNPLLKSHNYLYFLGVLLLLMGVQVSFMVWAKDLALEIALMDAFIHWALLGLIGFSLINTFSFYQPPNYQFLIIFFLPLVLVAFWVELGDWLFMHLVGLDYQDWMLETFPFRITVAYLLLAAAIGFSFLWYRLDERNAQEMRKQEIERMSKEAELFKLRQQIQPHFLFNALNSINSLIGSRPKDARHMTQKLSEFLRGTLKREDTDLMSLEEEISHLSLYLDLEQVRFGHRLKVERSIQEECLEANLPSLLIQPLIENAIKYGLYGTTDDLVISLSCELKGKNLHIEVRNPFEEGSSALGGTGFGLASIQRRLYLIYGRTDLLETQRENGLYIARLSIPQSHVQSTDS, encoded by the coding sequence ATGGCGCGGAACCCACTGCTCAAATCGCATAATTACCTGTACTTTCTCGGAGTCTTGTTGCTCTTGATGGGGGTACAGGTTTCTTTTATGGTATGGGCTAAAGATCTCGCCTTGGAGATCGCTCTAATGGATGCCTTTATTCACTGGGCTTTATTGGGCCTTATTGGCTTTAGCCTGATTAATACTTTCAGCTTCTACCAACCTCCGAATTATCAGTTTCTAATCATCTTTTTCCTGCCCCTTGTTTTGGTAGCTTTTTGGGTAGAATTGGGCGATTGGCTTTTTATGCATCTGGTAGGTTTGGATTATCAGGATTGGATGCTCGAAACTTTCCCTTTCCGGATAACGGTAGCCTACCTTTTATTGGCGGCGGCCATAGGCTTTTCATTCCTTTGGTATCGCTTGGATGAGCGCAATGCGCAAGAGATGCGTAAGCAAGAAATTGAACGAATGTCTAAGGAAGCGGAGCTCTTTAAACTTCGCCAACAAATACAGCCTCACTTCTTATTTAATGCCTTAAACTCAATTAACTCCTTAATTGGCTCGCGACCCAAGGATGCTCGACATATGACGCAAAAGCTGAGCGAGTTTTTAAGAGGGACCTTAAAAAGGGAGGATACCGATTTAATGAGTTTGGAAGAGGAGATTAGTCACCTCAGCTTATACCTCGATCTGGAACAGGTACGATTTGGACATCGATTAAAAGTTGAGCGAAGTATTCAGGAAGAATGTTTGGAAGCCAATTTACCATCCTTATTAATTCAGCCTTTAATTGAAAATGCCATCAAATATGGATTGTATGGCACTACCGATGATTTAGTGATTAGTCTTTCTTGTGAGCTAAAAGGTAAAAACCTCCACATCGAAGTGCGTAATCCTTTTGAGGAGGGAAGCTCGGCTCTGGGCGGAACAGGCTTTGGCTTAGCTTCAATACAGCGCAGATTATACCTTATTTACGGAAGAACCGATTTATTGGAAACCCAGCGGGAGAATGGCCTTTACATTGCCCGTCTTAGCATACCTCAAAGCCATGTACAAAGTACTGATAGTTGA